TTGGTGAACTTCTGCCCCGCCGCCAGGCCGCCCAGGTAGAACGAGACGAGCGCGATCGCCACGCCGCCCAGGTCGTCGGCCACGTAGTGCCAGCCGAAGTAGAGCGTGGCGATCACGGTGACTCCGAAGTTGACCCAGAAGACGATCTTCACGATCCGGTTGCGCATCGTGTACTGGATCATCAGCGCGACCAGCAGGGTGACGCCGGTGTGCAGGCTGGCGAAGCCGGCCACCGACTGCACGGCACCCTCGATCCCGTCGTGGATCACCCCCTTGCGCCCGTAGAACAACGCCTCCATCAACGCACTGGTGCCGGTCTCCGGCAGCTCCTGGTAGAGCCAGGGGTAGCGGAAGCCGGGGCCGAGGGTGGGCAGCGCGTAGTACGACGCCGTGCCGAGCGTCCAGATCAGCACCTGGGAGTTGGCGAACCAGTAGCCGAAGGCGATGTTGCGCGACCACACCAGGAAGACCGCGACGCCGATCGGCACCAGCGGCAGGAACCACAGGTAGATCGTGGAGAGCACGTGGGCGCTGATCCCGGTGCCGAAGACGGCGTGCAGCACCTCGGCCGGCTCGGTGCCGAGGAAGAGCGCCCGGTCGAGCACGTGCAGCTCGCGGTCGTACTTGGTGTCGCCCATGATGAACGGCAGGAACGACTTGAGGTTCCGGTAGCTGACGTAGGTGATGTAGAAGCAGACGACGCCCATCACCACCAGCGTCAGCCGCTCGCGGTTCCAGTGGGTGCGCCAGCGCTCGCGCACCGCCTGCCAGCCCAGGCCCGGGTGACCGCGCCCTGCCCAGACGAACCGGGGCAGCATGTCGGCGAGCAGCGCCGCACCGAGCAGCAGCGGGAGCCGCGCCCAGGACGGACCGAGGAAGCCGTCGGGGTCGACGAGCGTGCGGTCGAGGGCGATCGCGGCCACCACGGCGAGGACGCCCATGGTGGCGGCGACGCCGATCAGGAGGTAGTGGGAACGGCGATACACCCCCGCAGTCTAGAGACTCCGGGAGACCTCGGTCCTCGCGCCCACGGGGGCGAGGCGGTCGGGGTCGACCGCCAGCCGGACCTCCTGGCCCACCGTGACCTGGGCCCCACGGGAGGCCACCGCGTGCAGGGCCCCGACGTCGGGGACGTCGACCTGCAGGCGCAGCAGCTCGGGCGTCGCCACCGCGGCGGTCACCGTGGCGGCCACCGGCCCCTCGGGATCGACCCGGAGCGCTGAGCGGCGCAGTGCCAGCACCCGGCCACCCGCCAGGCCGGCGGCCCGGGCCAGCCGGTCGGCGGGCTCCCCGGCGAGCACCGTGGGGTAGCCCAGGAACGTCGCGGTCTCCTCGTCCGCGGGCCACGCCCACACCTCGCCGATCGGCCCCTGCTGGACGACCCGGCCCCGGAACATCACCGCGAGCCGGTCGGCGACCGCGAAGGCCTCCTCGTGGTCGTGGGTCACCATCACCGCGGTGGTCCCGGCCGCGACCAGGATCGCGCGCAGGTCGGCGGCCAGGGACTCGCGCAGCGCGGCGTCCAGGGCCGAGAGCGGCTCGTCGAGGAGCAGCAGCCGGGGCCGCACCGCCAGGGCCCGGGCCAGCGCCACCCGCTGCCGCTCCCCGCCCGACAGCGTCGCCGGCATCCGGTCCTCGTAGCCCGCCAGCCCGACCAGTGCCAGCAGCTCGGCGACCCGGGACCGCACCTCGGCGCGCGGCCGCCGGGCCAGCCGCAGGGCGTAACCGACGTTGCGGGCCACGCTCAGGTGGGCGAAGAGCTGCCCGTCCTGGAACATCAGCGAGAAGCCGCGCCGGTGGGTGGGGCGCCCGGCCAGGTCGTCGCCGTCGAAGAGCACGGTCCCGGCACTCAGCGGCTCCAGGCCGGCGACCACCCGTAGCAGCGTGGACTTCCCGCACCCCGAGGGGCCCAGCACCGCGAGCACCTCGCCGGCCGGCAGGTCCAGCGAGACGTCGACCAGGGCCGGCTTGCCGTCGTACGCCGCGCAGGCACCACGCAGGGAGAGCGCGGGCCGCAGATCCTCCTCGTCGGGCATGTCAGAAGGCTCCCACGCTCGGCACCCGCAGCCGCTCCACGGCCAGCACGACCAGTGCGGTGGTGGCCGCGAGCACCACCGAGGCGGCCAGCGCCATCCCGTAGTTCATCTCCCCGGGATGGCCGATCAGCTGGTAGATCACCACCGGCAGCGTCGGGTTCTCGTCCCGGGCCAGGAAGGAGGTGGCACCGAACTCCCCCAGCGAGACGGCGAAGGCGAAGCCGCTGGCGGCCAGCAGCGGCTTCCACACCACCGGCGCCTCGACCGTCAGCCAGGTGCGCAGCGGTCCGGCACCCATCGAGGCGGCGGCCTGCCGCTGCCGGTCGTCGATCCCGGCCA
The window above is part of the Nocardioides campestrisoli genome. Proteins encoded here:
- a CDS encoding ABC transporter ATP-binding protein, with protein sequence MPDEEDLRPALSLRGACAAYDGKPALVDVSLDLPAGEVLAVLGPSGCGKSTLLRVVAGLEPLSAGTVLFDGDDLAGRPTHRRGFSLMFQDGQLFAHLSVARNVGYALRLARRPRAEVRSRVAELLALVGLAGYEDRMPATLSGGERQRVALARALAVRPRLLLLDEPLSALDAALRESLAADLRAILVAAGTTAVMVTHDHEEAFAVADRLAVMFRGRVVQQGPIGEVWAWPADEETATFLGYPTVLAGEPADRLARAAGLAGGRVLALRRSALRVDPEGPVAATVTAAVATPELLRLQVDVPDVGALHAVASRGAQVTVGQEVRLAVDPDRLAPVGARTEVSRSL
- a CDS encoding phosphatase PAP2 family protein; the protein is MYRRSHYLLIGVAATMGVLAVVAAIALDRTLVDPDGFLGPSWARLPLLLGAALLADMLPRFVWAGRGHPGLGWQAVRERWRTHWNRERLTLVVMGVVCFYITYVSYRNLKSFLPFIMGDTKYDRELHVLDRALFLGTEPAEVLHAVFGTGISAHVLSTIYLWFLPLVPIGVAVFLVWSRNIAFGYWFANSQVLIWTLGTASYYALPTLGPGFRYPWLYQELPETGTSALMEALFYGRKGVIHDGIEGAVQSVAGFASLHTGVTLLVALMIQYTMRNRIVKIVFWVNFGVTVIATLYFGWHYVADDLGGVAIALVSFYLGGLAAGQKFTKRGLRQDRTPEEDAVPTADPS